One Bacillus pseudomycoides genomic region harbors:
- a CDS encoding oxidoreductase: MEKENIVYNRVWFITGASKGFGRALVEAALEQGDMVVATARKPEILAQSFQDNNHLLILPLDVTNSYQIQESVEKAIGKFGHIDILVNNAGYGLLGAVEEANPEEVKQVFSTNVFGLHAVTQAVLPHLRSQRSGHIINISSVGGFSGSIGWGIYNSTKFAVEGLSEALSLEVKPLGIHVTIVEPGMFRTDFLASSMRSVNTVIKDYTNTSGQTRETASKSNGNQPGDPKKAASAILKVVAADDPPLRLVLGSDSLKRIKTKLEQVKTDLNNWQTVTLSTNIEDEQIG, translated from the coding sequence TTGGAAAAGGAAAATATTGTATATAATAGGGTATGGTTCATTACTGGAGCTTCAAAAGGATTTGGACGTGCATTAGTTGAGGCAGCACTTGAACAAGGTGATATGGTAGTAGCTACAGCACGTAAACCAGAAATTTTAGCACAATCTTTTCAAGATAATAATCATTTATTAATCCTGCCTTTAGACGTAACGAATTCTTATCAAATCCAAGAATCAGTCGAAAAAGCCATTGGAAAATTTGGGCATATTGATATTTTGGTCAATAATGCCGGGTATGGACTGTTAGGCGCAGTGGAAGAAGCGAACCCAGAGGAAGTAAAACAAGTATTTTCTACTAATGTTTTTGGTTTGCATGCTGTAACACAAGCTGTCTTACCCCATCTTCGATCCCAAAGGTCTGGTCATATTATCAATATCTCTTCAGTTGGTGGATTTTCAGGTTCTATAGGATGGGGAATCTATAACTCCACTAAATTTGCAGTGGAAGGATTATCGGAAGCGTTATCGTTAGAAGTGAAACCTTTAGGTATTCACGTTACCATTGTCGAACCAGGAATGTTTCGTACCGATTTTCTTGCAAGTTCTATGCGTTCTGTTAATACAGTTATTAAAGATTATACAAATACTTCAGGACAAACACGAGAAACGGCTAGTAAAAGTAACGGTAATCAGCCTGGTGATCCTAAAAAGGCAGCTTCAGCTATCTTGAAGGTTGTTGCAGCTGATGATCCACCACTAAGACTTGTTTTGGGGTCTGATTCCCTAAAGCGAATAAAAACAAAACTTGAACAAGTCAAAACAGATTTAAATAATTGGCAAACTGTCACATTAAGCACAAATATAGAGGATGAACAAATTGGTTAA
- a CDS encoding TetR/AcrR family transcriptional regulator, which produces MVNYEVKQSNSEHKRGRPRSNKVSERILKATIELLFEEGLRKTTVDGISARAEVSKATIYKWWPNKNVVSIDAFLFKMEAEVKIPDTGSVREDFLQQLLSVMQFYKSPIGKVFTQLIAESQYDPQIATIFRERFLVSRQNAVQVMLQRGFDRNEIRNDIDSKIIIDLIYGPIIYRLLTGHAPLDDNLAKSIVDVVIKGIRV; this is translated from the coding sequence TTGGTTAATTACGAGGTAAAACAGTCAAATTCTGAGCATAAGCGAGGGAGACCTCGCAGTAATAAAGTAAGTGAGCGTATTCTGAAAGCTACTATCGAACTTTTGTTTGAAGAAGGGCTTCGGAAAACAACTGTTGATGGGATTTCTGCCCGTGCTGAGGTTAGCAAAGCAACTATTTATAAGTGGTGGCCAAACAAGAATGTAGTTTCAATAGATGCTTTTCTATTTAAAATGGAAGCAGAGGTTAAAATACCTGATACTGGATCTGTACGTGAAGATTTTTTACAACAGTTACTTTCAGTTATGCAGTTTTATAAAAGTCCTATTGGTAAGGTGTTTACCCAACTCATTGCTGAAAGTCAATACGATCCTCAGATAGCTACCATATTTCGCGAACGGTTCCTAGTCAGTCGACAAAATGCTGTGCAAGTTATGTTGCAGCGGGGATTTGATCGCAACGAGATTCGAAACGATATAGACTCTAAAATTATCATTGATTTAATTTATGGGCCTATAATCTATCGACTTCTTACAGGACATGCACCTTTGGACGACAACCTTGCAAAATCGATTGTTGATGTGGTGATAAAAGGGATAAGAGTATAA